Below is a window of Dietzia timorensis DNA.
CATTGTCGTCAGTTTAAGTTTTCACCCCGAAACGAAGATGAATTTTCGCCGCGCCCCCTTCTCGGCAGCGCAAACACCATGCCAGGACACGAAAGGCCACCTGTGACCTTTACTCGGAAGACGGCAACGACGCTCGTGATCGCCGCATTTACCGTTCCCCTCGGCTCCCGCGCAGCCGCAGCGCAACCAAAGCCAGCGCCAGCACCATCCTCGAACACCGTCTCTCACTATTCCGACACCGTCGATATCGATGAGAAGACGCTGTCGAAGCTCAACGAGGCCAGAAAGTCCGACAACTTGCCCGCGCTCCCGTCCGATACCGCTGCGCTCGAACTGAGCGATGACGGGACAGTGAAAGCCAAGGACTCTAGTGGCACATCGATCGCTGTTCAAGACAATCCCACGGACTTCACCGAACCACAGCAGCCCAGCAAGCAAGGTGCTGAGCTCCGCGCCGAAGGTGGCGATTCGGTCATGAAGAACGCAGCCCAGGCAGTCGCCGGCTGCGCCGGCGGCGTGATTGGTTACGACGCGATCCTGGAGATTCTCGAGCGCAGGGTGTCGTATTGGACGTTTGTCAAGTGGCTTGGAGGAAAGATCGGCTGGGGCCTCGCGGTATCTTGCGTTTCCGGCGGCGTGTCCGCGGCAATGGGGTGGTAATCGTGTTCTTCCTCGTCGTACTACTGGTAGCCATTGCCTGGAGCGGAGTCCCGATGTTCTGGGGCGCTACTCCATATTCATGGACGGCAATCTCCCAAGGCCTCGTATTCGGGCTCATCGTCGCGAGTATCGTGACCACTCGTGGCCGTCAAGGCTGGCAACGAATCGGTAGGACACTCGCGAGACGACCGCGGTACGGCTCCCAGTAAGACTCGAGAAACGCGCCTGAATAGTGCGGCTATCCCACGAGGGATGGCCGCACTTTTCTCGTTTCCCATTCGGGAAAAATGCGGGGCACAACAAACTCTTGGCGGTCGGCAACTTTGTAATCTAACGGGACTCGCTGTCTACGAATGCGGATTTCTCGTGCCCCCGCGACTGCATTTCCTGCGGAGAGCTCGTAACTTCGATGGACGTTTCGTTCTCTACATCTGTCGTGCCCGAATTGCGCTCGCTGGACGAGAGTGTGTTGCCGACGGTTGCGGCGATGACCGCAGCGACCGCGAGCCACTGCAGCGGGGAGAGATCCTGGCTGAGGACGATCCAGCCGACGAGCGCGGCGAAGACCGGCTCGAGGCTCATGAGCACGCCGAACACCGGTCGCGGAAGTCGGCGAAGGGCGAGGAACTCCAGCGAGTACGGGACCAGCGAGCCGAGCAGACCGGTGAGCAGAGCCGGCCACAGCAGGTCGGGCGTGGTGAGAATGGTGCGGGCCCCGGAGAAGCCGGGGACCGCGTTGACCGCGGCGCCGATGGCGAAGGCCACCGCGAGGCCGCCCATTCCCGGCACCGTGTTCGACGCCTTCGCCCCTGCGAGGATGTAGCACGCCCACATCGCGGCCGCGCACAACACGAACCCGACGCCGATGGGATCGAGGACGTCCGACGTCATGAATGAATTGAGACCGAGGAGGCCGATACCGGTGAACGCCAGGAGGACCCAGCCGATGTCTGCAATGCGGCGCGAGAGTGCGGCCGCGAGGAGGAGCGGGCCGAGGAATTCGATGGTGACGGCAACGCCGAGCGGTAGGCGGGCGATGGCGGCGTAGAAAAAGCCGTTCATTGCGCCGAGGGTGACGCCGAGGAGCGCGACGGAGATCCACGTCTGGCGGTCCCAGGTGCGGATGGCCGGGCGCGAGAGCGCGAGGAGGATGAGCGCGGCGACAGCGAGACGCACGGCGGTGACGCCCCAGGAACTCGCGTGCGGGAACAGTCCGTGGGCGACAGAGGCGCCGAGCTGGAGCGAGAAGCACGAACCGACAAGAAGGAGGACGCCGGTGCCGCGCTGCGGGTTCGCGAGGGTGGTTGCTGCCATGACACCCAGTGTGGTGCGGCGCGATCGGTTAATCTAGCGATAGTTTATAGACGGTATTGGTCAGTTCTACTTACATATTGCGGTGAAAGTATGGACCTGGATCTCACACGGCTGAAGATGCTCCTCGAGCTGCAGCAACGCGGCACGGTGACGCGGGTGGCCGAGGTGCTGTCGTATTCGCATTCGGCGGTATCACAACAGCTCAAGACCCTGGAACGCGACACCGGATTCCGGCTGCTCGAACGGGCCGGGCGGAATGTGCGGCTCACGACGCAGGGGCAGGTGCTCGCCGACTACGCGGGGCGGATTTTCGCGCTCGCCGACGAGGCCGAGGCAGCGCTGGCGAACTCTACAGATGACGTGCGCGGAACGCTTCGCGTGGCAGGGTTCCAGACCGTACTCGCCGCGGCGACTCCGTCCGCGCTCGATACGTTGAGCGCCCGCCACCCGGACCTGCGAGTGGAGCTGACGCAGCGCGATATCGAAGAGGGCGTCAAGGGCCTCGCCTCTCGCGGCTTCGACGTGGTGATCGGCGAGGACTACCCCGGGGTGCCGCAGGTGCCGACAGAAGGGTTCGATGTCGAGGTGCTGTGGCAGGACACGATGCACTTGCTGTTTCCGCGGAAGGGACCATACTCCGAACTGCCGCGCGGGCTTGATGCGCTACGGGAGGCACCGCTCGCGGTGGATCCCGAGGCGCACGTGATGGGCCGCTGGGTGCGCGACCTGTGCCGTAGCGCGGGATTCGAGCCGTCCGTACGGTATTCGACGCCGGATCCGTTCTTGCAGGCACACCTCGTGCGCGGCGGCCATGCCCTCGCACTGGCACCCCAGCTGATCATTCGCGACGGGGTCGATGGCGTGGACGTGATCGATCTTCCCGGTTCGCCTCGGCGCACGTTGTGGACGGCGGTTCGCGCGGGGGCCGAGACCCACCCGGCCGTCATGGCATTTCGACAGGCACTCGCCGAGCAGGGACCGACCGGGTGA
It encodes the following:
- a CDS encoding LysR family transcriptional regulator — protein: MDLDLTRLKMLLELQQRGTVTRVAEVLSYSHSAVSQQLKTLERDTGFRLLERAGRNVRLTTQGQVLADYAGRIFALADEAEAALANSTDDVRGTLRVAGFQTVLAAATPSALDTLSARHPDLRVELTQRDIEEGVKGLASRGFDVVIGEDYPGVPQVPTEGFDVEVLWQDTMHLLFPRKGPYSELPRGLDALREAPLAVDPEAHVMGRWVRDLCRSAGFEPSVRYSTPDPFLQAHLVRGGHALALAPQLIIRDGVDGVDVIDLPGSPRRTLWTAVRAGAETHPAVMAFRQALAEQGPTG
- a CDS encoding EamA family transporter; protein product: MAATTLANPQRGTGVLLLVGSCFSLQLGASVAHGLFPHASSWGVTAVRLAVAALILLALSRPAIRTWDRQTWISVALLGVTLGAMNGFFYAAIARLPLGVAVTIEFLGPLLLAAALSRRIADIGWVLLAFTGIGLLGLNSFMTSDVLDPIGVGFVLCAAAMWACYILAGAKASNTVPGMGGLAVAFAIGAAVNAVPGFSGARTILTTPDLLWPALLTGLLGSLVPYSLEFLALRRLPRPVFGVLMSLEPVFAALVGWIVLSQDLSPLQWLAVAAVIAATVGNTLSSSERNSGTTDVENETSIEVTSSPQEMQSRGHEKSAFVDSESR